TACACGATAAATGTCTTTAGGAAAAATACCGATTTCGACCCATACTTTATTAAGATCCGCAATTTCATAAATAATGGTTGTGTTTTCGATAAATTCGCCTTGGGTGATATGCCTCATAATTACAGTTCCGCTGATTGGAGCATTGAGGGCGTAAAGCCGAAGATCTGGATTAATTTGTTCCTCTAGTTGCTCAATCTCTTCTTCAGCGATGCCGAATGCTTTAAGCTTTTGTAGGGCAAGTTCTACATTAATTAGGGCTTCTTCATGCTGATTTTTTGCGTTGAGCAGTTCTTCCTGAGCGGCAATTCTTTCTTGATAAAGCCTTTCTTCACGATCGAGGACAGAAGCAGTTAGCCTTAGCCTACTCAGCGCTGAAAGATAGTTCGCTTTAATGTCTGCCATTTCACGGCTTTCAAGTATTGCCATTAGCTCTCCTGCCTCAACCTGATTGCCGATGTTTTTTGCAGCTTTTCTAGCTAATCCTGAAATTTTGGGAATTACATGGGCTAAATGATCAGGATGCAAAATGATTTTTCCTCTGGTCGTTAAGGAGATAGCTAATTTGCCAGAGCCCGCTTCAGCGATTGTTATGCCCATCTTTCGGATTTGCTCATCATTGAATCTTAAAAGCGTTTCGTGAGTGTGAGCCTCTTCGGTTTTTTCTATTTCAGGAGGGGCATGTTGTTTGTTTGGGATAACGGTATAGACGGCCGCTCCTCCAAAAAAAGCAGTTAGAAGACCGTAAAATAGGATTTTTTTAAGTGCCATTTTTAATCCATTTGGCTGTTTAAATAATCAATATCTGCTCTTTTATTATGATAGTTAGCAATAGCTTGAATGTATTTTTGTCGCATTTCAAATAGCGTTCTTTGAGCATCCAGAACATCGAGGTATTCAAACTTGCCTTCATGGTAGCCTTTTTCTGCTAATGCAAAAGATTGTGTTGCTGCCTTAAGAATAGAATTTTTGAAACGATTAGCTTCGGAAAAGACTAGTTGCAGTTCATCATAAGAGATGGCAAGTCTGGATTTTAGAAAGAGCCAAAGTTGCTTGCCTTGCTCCCCAGTCTTTAACATATCATAATGGGCACGTTGGATATTGCCTTGATTCTGATCGAACAAAGGCAGGGGAACTGAGAGCCCAGCCATGAGGCCTTGCTCTTTTGTCTCATAATCTGCTTTGTAACCAATTTGCACATTAATATTAGGGATGCGTTTAGCCTTTTCTAACTGCCAAGCCTTTTGAGCACTTAAGTACTCATAAACGTTTTTCACAACTTCAGGTTGATTACATAAGTTGGTCAGGCATTCTTCAAATGGCATTGGGGGGTGTATTTCATAGAATGGATAAACCACTTCAGTAAAATCTGGCGACGTGCTTCCCCACAAAAGAGCTAGCTTCTTTTTAGCGACTTCCCATTCGATAAGCGCATTTTCATAGGTCTGAATGGCTGCTTCGCAAGCTACTTCCGCTTTGCTTTGTTGGATAAAAGAAGCTTTGCCGAATTCGACCTTTTTCTGTGCGATCGCAAGAACTTCTTGAGAAATGTTCGCTTGTTCTTTGGCGACGATTAAAAGTTCTTGAGCTGCGGCAACTGCATTGAATGCTCGGCTTAAACGATTCAATACCGTCAGTTTTGATACTTCATAGCCCACGAGAGAAGCGTAGTATTGATAAGAGACAGCTTTGTAACGATAGAGCCTTTTGTTGGCTGTTTCAAAAAGCTGCCCGTAAAGATATCTTTCTTCACGCTTTCCCCAACCCCTCCAGCTTTTATTGCCGGCAAAATTTTCAATTTCATAGCTTACTACAGGGTTGGGATAAAGGGAGGATTGTTGTTGTTCTCCCTTCTTAGAGCAAGTATCTGCACTTGCAATTTGTAGTAGTGGGGATTGGTTTAAAGTCCGCTCAACAGCCGTACCAAAATCAAGAATGTTGCTTAAAAGTGGCTGAAAGAAGCAAAGAAGGGCAAGAAAAATTTTTTTATTAAAGGGCATGGGTGGTTAGCTCTGATTAGGCTTTAAATTATTTGTTCTCCAAATTGTGGGTTGTAGCAGGAACAATAAATAAAGGCAATTCGCCCTTCAAAATAAGAATAGCAACATTCATAAGTATTTATTAGACTTCTCTAAAGGTCATCAAAAATGGCCAACTCAAAAAGCTTTGACTAGTTGCTGTTGATGCACCTGTGCTAGAAGACCTGCGGATGAGTTAAGAATTATCTCCTAAATTGAAAGGACGTGCTTTTCCTATTGCTCTTAGATTATCAAGTGTCATGCAAAAATAAGCAGCTCCTATTTCCTTTTGTTGAAGAAGTTTTATAAGAAAATAGTGCTTAATTTTTGTTTAAAAGCTCTTTTATCCCTTGTGGATCCTAGGAACTGGGAGGTGAGGACTTTTTTTAAATAAAAAAATCCACTAAAAGTTCATATTGAGAGTTAGGCCGATTTGGTAGGTTTTCCTCCATAGAGGATGATTGCCGGGTGCTTGTTTATTTAGCCTTAATTGCCACCAGAACTGGGGAGAAAAGTGTCTATTTAGGTTCATAGTAAAACCCATACGCAGGCGATTCTCATAAAAAGGCCCTGATTGGATGACTTTTCTTTGTCCATTTTGCGTTTTTCTGTTCTCTGCTCGTAAAAACCATTCGTTCGATAAGAAGGGATTAAGCCTCAAGGAAGACCATTCCCAAGGAGAAGTCAGAACGGCACGATGGCGGTAATAGGCATGGTTACGGTAGTGTTTCGTAGCAAAGTGAAGGTATTCACCTGCCATCCTTTGCTGGAGCTCCCAGCCTTTCCACGCATGGCTCATAAAGGCAACAATACTTGGGCGATGGCTATATGACCAATGAAAATTTCCTCGACTGTTACTTTGAATGGCCCCTACTTCAGAATATCCAGGACCTATGGAAAAGTTTTTAAAAATGCTTTCATCTCCTACACAAAAAAAACTCTTTAAATTTTCAGTGAGATCATATTGTAAAATAGCCCATTGCCTGGAGAACCATAATCTTCTATGGTCATCACCAAAACGCTGGCCTGCGTGAAGGATTAATTGCCATTTATGAGTTAATGGCATGCTAATATTCTGATCTAACCAAATT
This genomic stretch from Chlamydiales bacterium STE3 harbors:
- a CDS encoding putative cation efflux system membrane protein B (Product derived from UniProtKB/Trembl:Q6MEI6;Gene name derived from UniProtKB/Trembl:Q6MEI6), with product MALKKILFYGLLTAFFGGAAVYTVIPNKQHAPPEIEKTEEAHTHETLLRFNDEQIRKMGITIAEAGSGKLAISLTTRGKIILHPDHLAHVIPKISGLARKAAKNIGNQVEAGELMAILESREMADIKANYLSALSRLRLTASVLDREERLYQERIAAQEELLNAKNQHEEALINVELALQKLKAFGIAEEEIEQLEEQINPDLRLYALNAPISGTVIMRHITQGEFIENTTIIYEIADLNKVWVEIGIFPKDIYRVRKGQVVEIIDPLDDKIAQAKMLYVSPIISDETIAAKAIAELDNPKGYWKPGAFVKINIPTERTSAPIVVPKEAIQGIPGKEFMFLVTPNGIEKKDVKLGISDGQNAAITSGLTMGDRYIANKTFLLKAELEKNSIEHDD
- a CDS encoding putative cation efflux system membrane protein C (Product derived from UniProtKB/Trembl:Q6MEI5;Gene name derived from UniProtKB/Trembl:Q6MEI5), which codes for MPFNKKIFLALLCFFQPLLSNILDFGTAVERTLNQSPLLQIASADTCSKKGEQQQSSLYPNPVVSYEIENFAGNKSWRGWGKREERYLYGQLFETANKRLYRYKAVSYQYYASLVGYEVSKLTVLNRLSRAFNAVAAAQELLIVAKEQANISQEVLAIAQKKVEFGKASFIQQSKAEVACEAAIQTYENALIEWEVAKKKLALLWGSTSPDFTEVVYPFYEIHPPMPFEECLTNLCNQPEVVKNVYEYLSAQKAWQLEKAKRIPNINVQIGYKADYETKEQGLMAGLSVPLPLFDQNQGNIQRAHYDMLKTGEQGKQLWLFLKSRLAISYDELQLVFSEANRFKNSILKAATQSFALAEKGYHEGKFEYLDVLDAQRTLFEMRQKYIQAIANYHNKRADIDYLNSQMD